The Desulfobaculum bizertense DSM 18034 genome includes a region encoding these proteins:
- the mutY gene encoding A/G-specific adenine glycosylase → MPKKNTFSPTLIAWFKKIQRPLPWRQDYLPYHVWISEIMLQQTQMDRAVPYFERWMDRFPTIASIADAPEDEILKYWEGLGYYTRARNIRKAALVICAEHGGEFPAEHKAILALPGIGPYTAGAIASLAFGLDVPAIDANVERVYARLFDIDSPIKEKDAKKRVEALSAELLPAGQARDYNQAVMELGALICTPRAPRCESCPVAEHCEARRLDIVAFRPVPGKKKDITPLNVVCGVLEHKGKIYIQKRPQGAVWGGLWEFPGGSIEAGESPEQAVVREFQEETGFQVRIADKISIVRHGYTRFRVTLHCYFLQADAPLPPSTMSAADECLWATPEQITERAFPAGHRKLIDLMRQDLRFSQYI, encoded by the coding sequence ATGCCCAAAAAGAACACATTTTCTCCCACACTCATTGCGTGGTTCAAAAAAATACAGCGCCCCCTGCCCTGGCGACAGGATTACCTGCCCTATCACGTCTGGATTTCTGAAATAATGCTCCAGCAAACGCAGATGGACCGGGCAGTTCCATATTTTGAGCGGTGGATGGACCGCTTTCCGACCATTGCCAGCATTGCCGACGCGCCCGAAGACGAAATTCTCAAATACTGGGAAGGTCTCGGCTATTACACCCGCGCCAGAAACATCCGCAAAGCCGCGCTCGTCATCTGTGCCGAGCATGGCGGCGAATTTCCGGCAGAGCACAAAGCCATTCTGGCGCTTCCCGGTATAGGACCCTACACCGCAGGCGCCATTGCCAGCCTTGCATTTGGTCTGGACGTCCCTGCCATCGACGCCAATGTCGAGCGGGTTTACGCCCGGCTTTTCGACATTGATTCGCCCATCAAAGAAAAAGATGCCAAAAAACGCGTTGAAGCACTCTCCGCAGAACTTCTCCCAGCAGGACAGGCCCGCGATTACAATCAGGCCGTCATGGAATTGGGCGCACTCATCTGCACGCCCCGTGCTCCCCGCTGTGAATCCTGCCCCGTTGCCGAGCATTGCGAAGCCCGACGGCTCGACATTGTGGCATTCCGTCCGGTTCCCGGAAAGAAAAAAGACATAACGCCACTCAATGTGGTCTGTGGTGTTTTGGAGCACAAAGGGAAAATCTACATTCAGAAACGTCCACAAGGTGCGGTTTGGGGAGGACTCTGGGAATTCCCCGGCGGTTCTATCGAAGCGGGCGAAAGCCCCGAGCAGGCCGTCGTTCGCGAATTTCAGGAAGAAACAGGGTTTCAGGTCCGCATCGCAGACAAAATTTCCATTGTCCGTCACGGCTACACGCGCTTTCGCGTCACCCTCCACTGTTACTTTCTCCAGGCCGACGCCCCGCTTCCGCCGTCGACCATGAGCGCCGCAGACGAATGTCTTTGGGCCACGCCAGAGCAGATTACAGAACGCGCGTTCCCGGCAGGGCATCGCAAGCTTATCGACCTGATGCGACAGGACCTGCGTTTCAGTCAGTACATCTAA